A single window of Nicotiana tomentosiformis chromosome 1, ASM39032v3, whole genome shotgun sequence DNA harbors:
- the LOC104099961 gene encoding uncharacterized protein — protein MAQKPNDLLKMTPSLHQENRQCFRHPPPRPPPPPPPSSTASPSTNPKNFAPIHSTNSTSSSSSAFDQLPKRVTRDLPNLSDCHGCRLRINHTDPSDRLQTLDSVWRIVLLCKKCIRSVNSGQTCPYCFNNTADSDCFKCNSCKRHVHKDCVIRYGNSAPWSYSSRDEEQVVEEEEVGVKSGFSVCIDCWVPTFFRKSIGVCKKHVLKTQNYTSSYVKPFEEISNFEAKKTVVLALEAQYKTLRKAVVAKNAMNMAKNASELVASKKDKDKVLLKSSSISSDDTNETEVVNDAELAFQLHRAMNSSPRTSRTLCPTNSSYVDAPEMLESSNVSCNLLELGQTLSNDSGERLKVYSRTRLKGKVGQTSSETQPCVIVYSRTRLKGKVGRTISETLPCVTVYSRTMLKEKVGKTTSDGPPCVMVYSRTRLKEKVGQISSEAPPCVIMKEHGSCVDSDCSKAELLTYKRSRLKRKMCEERVGLSDLIKAEHNLGDDCRDFCGLQISQREGSQHNLHLRDSITLCPLSSDGDNTVGEICAKNTMQAESCNAQEDRCLLKYSKRKKCSEPVSDVHEDTFPCPTPDPGIPTNWPVESRTSSNV, from the coding sequence ATGGCGCAAAAACCTAACGATCTCCTGAAGATGACACCTTCGCTGCATCAAGAAAACAGACAATGTTTCCGCCATCCTCCGCCGCGTCCACCGCCACCTCCACCACCATCTTCCACCGCTAGTCCTTCAACGAACCCCAAAAATTTCGCCCCAATTCACTCCACAAATTCGACTTCGTCATCATCATCCGCGTTCGATCAATTACCCAAAAGGGTCACAAGGGACCTCCCCAATTTGTCAGATTGTCACGGCTGCCGTCTCCGAATCAACCACACTGATCCCAGCGACCGCCTTCAAACCCTAGATAGCGTTTGGCGGATAGTCCTTCTTTGCAAGAAGTGCATCAGGAGTGTCAATTCCGGCCAAACATGCCCTTACTGTTTCAACAACACGGCTGATTCTGATTGTTTCAAATGCAACAGCTGCAAAAGGCATGTCCACAAGGACTGTGTTATCAGGTATGGGAATTCTGCACCTTGGTCTTATTCGTCTAGGGACGAAGAACAagtagtagaagaagaagaagtagggGTAAAGTCGGGATTTTCGGTTTGTATAGATTGTTGGGTTCCAACATTCTTTAggaaatcaattggggtttgtaaAAAGCATGTGTTGAAGACACAAAATTATACTAGTAGTTATGTTAAACCATTTGAAGAAATTAGTAACTTTGAAGCCAAAAAGACAGTTGTACTGGCGCTGGAAGCGCAGTATAAGACTTTGCGGAAGGCTGTCGTGGCAAAAAATGCCATGAACATGGCTAAGAATGCATCGGAATTAGTTGCTTCCAAGAAGGATAAGGATAAAGTGTTGCTGAAAAGCAGTAGTATAAGCAGTGATGATACTAATGAAACTGAGGTTGTAAATGACGCAGAATTGGCGTTTCAATTGCATCGCGCCATGAACAGCTCGCCACGAACTTCAAGAACCTTATGCCCTACGAATTCCAGCTATGTGGATGCTCCAGAAATGCTGGAATCAAGTAATGTGTCCTGTAATTTGTTAGAGTTGGGCCAGACTCTCTCTAATGATTCAGGTGAGAGGCTTAAGGTGTACTCTCGCACTAGGTTAAAGGGAAAAGTTGGCCAGACTAGTTCAGAGACCCAGCCTTGTGTTATAGTGTACTCTCGCACTAGATTAAAGGGAAAAGTTGGCCGAACTATTTCAGAGACCCTGCCTTGTGTTACAGTGTACTCTCGGACAATGTTGAAGGAAAAAGTTGGCAAGACTACTTCAGATGGCCCTCCTTGTGTTATGGTGTACTCTCGCACTAGGTTGAAGGAAAAAGTCGGCCAGATTAGTTCAGAGGCCCCACCTTGTGTTATAATGAAGGAGCATGGTTCTTGTGTTGATTCTGATTGTTCAAAAGCTGAGTTACTTACTTACAAGCGGAGCAGACTAAAGAGGAAGATGTGCGAAGAAAGGGTTGGTTTATCTGACCTTATTAAAGCGGAGCACAATCTTGGTGATGACTGTAGAGATTTTTGTGGTCTTCAAATTTCTCAACGAGAAGGTTCACAGCATAACTTGCATTTGCGGGATTCTATCACCTTGTGCCCCTTGAGTTCTGATGGAGATAATACTGTTGGCGAGATTTGTGCAAAAAATACAATGCAGGCCGAAAGCTGCAATGCGCAGGAGGACCGCTGTTTGTTAAAGTACAGCAAAAGGAAAAAATGCTCTGAGCCTGTGTCAGATGTGCATGAAGATACGTTTCCTTGTCCAACCCCTGATCCCGGCATACCTACAAATTGGCCCGTGGAATCCAGGACATCATCAAATGTCTGA